One region of Streptomyces sp. CG4 genomic DNA includes:
- a CDS encoding FAD/NAD(P)-binding protein encodes MRPQLVIVGAGPRGTGLLERIAANVPELYAGSGLDIHLVDPHPPGGGRIWRQAQSPLLWMNSHAEDVTMFTDETVTMDGPVREGPTLHEWAAVDGGTFADRQLQGRYLRWVYERARADLPPEITVHHHPRRALRIRGPRDGRQQVWLEDRPRPLLADLVILALGHLDAELDVEQDELAAYAREHGLVHLPPDFTADSDLSPLRPGEPVLVRGFGLAFVDLMVLLTEGRGGRYDGDTYVPSGREPVLYVGSRRGVPYHAKIGYGWTGDRPPLPRFLGPAAIEDLLARPEGFDFRRDVWPLVAKELGFAHYHRLFTAHTERTATAWADFEEKYAAADDPAEIRALVAAAVPDPADRLDLAALDHPLDGVRYASHEAFQDGLRAYIEADLDRRHDPAHSADLGVFLGLLSVYGQLVRLGNTGPWWHGFFSYLASGPPGPRLRQMLALSRAGLLRFVGAGMTVSAENGVFRAASPTVPGFSVEARALVEARLPEPTVGRARDSLLRELHADGAAETPDGLLRTDPGDGRILDGAGRPHPRRFALGPYTDARTPGAFTRPRTGGAAFRQNDATARAVLAFLSTSQMKELAR; translated from the coding sequence ATGAGGCCGCAGCTGGTGATCGTGGGAGCCGGGCCGCGGGGGACCGGACTGCTGGAACGTATCGCCGCCAACGTCCCGGAGCTGTATGCCGGTTCGGGACTCGACATCCATCTGGTCGACCCGCATCCGCCGGGCGGCGGCCGCATCTGGCGCCAGGCACAGTCGCCGCTGCTCTGGATGAACTCGCACGCCGAGGACGTCACCATGTTCACCGACGAGACGGTGACCATGGACGGACCCGTGCGCGAGGGCCCCACCCTGCACGAATGGGCCGCAGTGGACGGCGGCACCTTCGCCGACCGGCAGCTCCAGGGCCGCTATCTGCGCTGGGTGTACGAGCGGGCCCGCGCCGATCTGCCGCCGGAGATCACCGTCCACCACCATCCCCGGCGCGCCCTGCGCATCCGCGGCCCGCGCGACGGCCGCCAGCAGGTGTGGCTGGAGGACCGCCCGCGCCCCCTCCTCGCCGACCTGGTGATCCTCGCCCTCGGCCACCTCGATGCCGAACTCGACGTGGAACAGGACGAGTTGGCCGCCTACGCCCGTGAGCACGGCCTGGTGCACCTGCCGCCCGACTTCACCGCCGACAGCGACCTGTCCCCGCTGCGGCCCGGCGAACCCGTCCTCGTCCGGGGCTTCGGGCTGGCCTTCGTCGACCTGATGGTGCTGCTCACCGAGGGCCGCGGCGGGCGGTACGACGGCGACACCTACGTGCCCTCCGGACGGGAGCCGGTGCTCTACGTCGGCTCGCGGCGCGGAGTGCCGTACCACGCGAAGATCGGCTACGGCTGGACCGGTGACCGGCCCCCGCTGCCCCGCTTCCTCGGGCCGGCCGCGATCGAGGACCTGCTGGCCCGGCCGGAGGGTTTCGACTTCCGGCGCGATGTGTGGCCACTGGTGGCGAAGGAGCTGGGCTTCGCCCACTACCACCGGCTGTTCACCGCCCACACCGAGCGCACGGCGACGGCCTGGGCCGACTTCGAGGAGAAGTACGCGGCCGCCGACGACCCCGCCGAGATCCGGGCGCTCGTCGCCGCCGCCGTACCCGACCCGGCCGACCGCCTCGACCTCGCCGCGCTCGACCACCCGCTGGACGGGGTCCGCTACGCCTCGCACGAGGCGTTCCAGGACGGCCTGCGGGCCTACATCGAGGCCGACCTGGACCGTCGGCACGACCCGGCCCACAGCGCGGATCTGGGCGTCTTCCTCGGACTGCTCTCCGTCTACGGCCAGCTCGTGCGGCTCGGGAACACCGGCCCCTGGTGGCACGGCTTCTTCAGCTACCTGGCATCGGGGCCGCCCGGACCCCGGCTGCGGCAGATGCTCGCGCTGTCCCGGGCCGGCCTGCTCAGGTTCGTCGGCGCCGGCATGACCGTCAGCGCCGAGAACGGGGTGTTCCGGGCCGCCAGTCCCACCGTGCCGGGCTTCTCGGTCGAGGCCCGGGCGCTGGTCGAGGCCCGGCTGCCCGAGCCCACCGTCGGCCGGGCCCGCGACAGCCTGCTGCGCGAACTGCACGCCGACGGCGCCGCCGAGACCCCCGACGGACTGCTCCGCACCGACCCCGGCGACGGCCGGATCCTCGACGGCGCCGGACGCCCGCATCCCCGCCGCTTCGCCCTCGGCCCGTACACCGACGCCCGTACCCCCGGCGCCTTCACCCGGCCGCGCACCGGAGGGGCCGCGTTCCGGCAGAACGACGCCACCGCCCGCGCGGTACTGGCCTTCCTGAGCACCTCACAGATGAAGGAACTCGCTCGATGA
- a CDS encoding amino acid ABC transporter ATP-binding protein translates to MTVMVDIRSVHKSFGSLDVLNGIDLQVRAGEVTVVLGPSGSGKSTLLRTVNHLEKVDRGEISVDGALVGYRRVGNKLYELPEREVLRQRTRIGFVFQNFHLFPHLTVLDNVVEAPVSALKRPRKEAVAGARRLLERVGLGDKADAYPRQLSGGQQQRVAIARALALEPKLLLFDEPTSALDPELVGEVLDVIRDLAARGTTMIVVTHEIAFAREVADTVVFMADGRIVEQGPPGEVLDRPRQERTRAFLAKVL, encoded by the coding sequence ATGACAGTCATGGTCGACATCAGGTCGGTGCACAAGAGCTTCGGCTCGCTCGACGTCCTCAACGGCATCGACCTCCAGGTGCGCGCCGGTGAGGTGACCGTCGTGCTCGGCCCCTCCGGCTCCGGCAAGTCCACGCTGCTGCGCACCGTCAACCACCTGGAGAAGGTGGACCGGGGCGAGATCAGCGTGGACGGCGCGCTGGTGGGGTACCGGCGCGTCGGGAACAAGCTGTACGAGCTGCCCGAGCGCGAGGTGCTCCGGCAGCGCACCCGGATCGGCTTCGTGTTCCAGAACTTCCACCTCTTTCCGCACCTCACGGTCCTGGACAACGTCGTCGAGGCGCCGGTCTCCGCGCTGAAACGGCCCCGGAAGGAGGCGGTGGCGGGCGCGCGCCGGCTGCTGGAGCGGGTGGGACTCGGCGACAAGGCCGACGCCTATCCGCGGCAGCTGTCGGGTGGGCAGCAACAGCGGGTGGCCATCGCCCGGGCCCTCGCGCTGGAGCCGAAGCTGCTGCTCTTCGACGAGCCGACCTCGGCGCTCGATCCCGAGCTGGTCGGCGAAGTCCTCGACGTCATCCGGGACTTGGCCGCCCGGGGCACGACGATGATCGTCGTCACCCACGAGATCGCGTTCGCCCGTGAGGTCGCCGACACGGTGGTGTTCATGGCCGACGGAAGGATCGTCGAACAGGGTCCGCCGGGCGAGGTCCTGGACCGGCCGCGGCAGGAGCGGACCCGGGCGTTCCTGGCGAAGGTGCTGTGA
- a CDS encoding LLM class flavin-dependent oxidoreductase: MSARHGRGLLHLAAAVDLAGCFGAEPYAELVRLAERGGLDFVTLDDSFGRPGPDALGVLSRVAPATRRIGLVPTVTTTHTEPFRVQAAVATLDWISRGRAGWRIDVSAGEDEARLFGRRPAAPPDALWREAGEVADVAAKLWDSWEDGAEIRDVPRGRFLDRDKLHRVDFTGTAFSVRGPSTMPRPPQGHPVRVVDATERHARTVAARHADVALVRAATPAQATAVRDELRALAARSGRDPDGVRVLVSLLVDLGDGERAAEPGHGGGGPRPTVRGPLYRGGPVDLAELVAGWHADGATDGFHLVPVEPRRDLERLVNGTVALLQHRGLFRTFYPGSTLREHLGLGRPAHQYAGTGGAL; encoded by the coding sequence GTGAGCGCGCGCCACGGCCGGGGGCTGCTGCATCTCGCCGCCGCCGTCGATCTCGCCGGCTGTTTCGGCGCGGAGCCGTACGCCGAGCTGGTCCGGCTCGCCGAGCGCGGCGGGCTGGACTTCGTGACACTGGACGACTCCTTCGGCCGGCCCGGGCCCGACGCCCTCGGCGTGCTGTCCCGGGTGGCGCCCGCGACCCGGCGCATCGGCCTGGTCCCGACCGTCACCACCACCCACACCGAGCCCTTCCGGGTGCAGGCCGCCGTGGCGACCCTGGACTGGATCAGCCGCGGCCGGGCCGGCTGGCGGATCGACGTGTCCGCCGGCGAGGACGAGGCCCGGCTCTTCGGCCGCCGTCCGGCCGCGCCGCCCGATGCGCTGTGGCGGGAGGCGGGTGAGGTCGCCGATGTGGCCGCGAAGTTGTGGGACAGCTGGGAGGACGGCGCCGAGATCCGGGACGTGCCGAGGGGCCGCTTCCTGGACCGGGACAAGCTGCACCGCGTCGACTTCACCGGCACCGCCTTCTCCGTCCGGGGCCCCTCGACCATGCCCCGGCCGCCGCAGGGCCACCCCGTCCGCGTGGTCGACGCCACCGAGCGCCACGCCCGTACCGTCGCCGCGCGGCACGCGGACGTGGCCCTGGTCCGCGCCGCGACCCCGGCGCAGGCCACCGCCGTACGCGACGAACTGCGTGCTCTGGCCGCCCGGTCCGGGCGGGATCCGGACGGCGTACGGGTCCTGGTGAGCCTGCTGGTCGACCTCGGCGACGGAGAACGCGCCGCCGAGCCCGGCCACGGCGGCGGGGGCCCACGGCCCACCGTGCGGGGCCCGCTGTACCGGGGCGGCCCGGTCGACCTCGCCGAACTGGTCGCCGGCTGGCACGCCGACGGTGCCACCGACGGCTTCCACCTCGTCCCCGTCGAGCCGCGCCGCGACCTGGAGCGGCTGGTCAACGGCACGGTGGCACTGCTCCAGCACCGGGGCCTGTTCCGCACCTTCTACCCGGGCAGCACGCTGCGCGAGCACCTGGGGCTCGGCCGGCCCGCCCATCAGTACGCCGGGACCGGGGGAGCGCTGTGA
- a CDS encoding NtaA/DmoA family FMN-dependent monooxygenase (This protein belongs to a clade of FMN-dependent monooxygenases, within a broader family of flavin-dependent oxidoreductases, the luciferase-like monooxygenase (LMM) family, some of whose members use coenzyme F420 rather than FMN.): MTPRQMHLAVRFPVAEDAAGWAEPCAGARLAFPSYERLARTAERGRFDFLLLGEELRLPEHRGRLHDLDPAGGPEPVAVLNALAGVTERLGLAATVHTTFGEPYELARRLATLDQLSAGRAGWHAVPAPDARAGANFRSGGRPDPEARSAELLAVARKLWSSWTSDGTPRPFAHRGRHFDIAGEFALPRSPQGQPVIIQAGESEAAREPAAASADVLLVPYGSPEAARARRAGIGRRLAAAGRAPQDLRVMAGVTVVLGDTAAEAQERAVGIRRRRVTPRYARYALERLWGVDLSGHDLDGPLPALAPRRRDGDTLARVERWRALAEEKGLSSRETVIEASGRQSFVGTPDSVASDLHALVREGAADGFLLAAGGLEEFVDRVVPLLQERGVFRTEYQGVTLRSHLGLSHPVGEGRSRRKGNTA; the protein is encoded by the coding sequence ATGACACCGCGGCAGATGCATCTGGCGGTCCGGTTCCCGGTGGCCGAGGACGCCGCCGGGTGGGCTGAGCCGTGCGCCGGCGCACGGCTCGCCTTCCCCTCCTACGAACGACTCGCCCGCACCGCCGAACGCGGGCGGTTCGACTTCCTGCTGCTCGGCGAGGAGCTGCGGCTGCCCGAGCACCGGGGGCGCCTGCACGACCTCGACCCGGCGGGCGGACCGGAGCCGGTCGCCGTGCTGAACGCGCTCGCCGGGGTCACCGAACGGCTCGGGCTCGCCGCCACCGTGCACACCACCTTCGGCGAGCCGTACGAACTCGCCCGCCGGCTCGCCACCCTGGACCAGCTCAGCGCCGGCCGGGCGGGCTGGCACGCGGTACCCGCGCCGGACGCCCGGGCCGGCGCGAACTTCCGCTCCGGCGGCCGGCCGGATCCCGAAGCCCGGTCCGCCGAACTCCTCGCCGTCGCACGGAAGTTGTGGAGCTCCTGGACGTCCGACGGGACGCCGCGGCCGTTCGCGCACCGCGGGCGCCACTTCGACATCGCGGGCGAGTTCGCACTGCCCCGCTCCCCGCAGGGGCAGCCGGTGATCATCCAGGCGGGGGAGTCCGAGGCGGCGCGGGAGCCGGCCGCCGCCTCGGCCGACGTCCTCCTCGTCCCGTACGGCTCGCCCGAGGCGGCCCGCGCCCGCCGTGCCGGCATCGGACGACGGCTCGCCGCGGCCGGCCGGGCTCCGCAGGACCTGAGGGTCATGGCCGGCGTCACCGTCGTCCTCGGGGACACCGCCGCCGAGGCGCAGGAGCGGGCCGTCGGCATCAGACGGCGACGGGTCACCCCGCGGTATGCGCGGTACGCGCTGGAGCGGCTCTGGGGTGTGGACCTCTCCGGCCACGACCTCGACGGCCCGCTGCCCGCGCTCGCCCCTCGGCGCCGGGACGGCGACACCCTGGCACGCGTCGAGAGGTGGCGGGCGCTGGCGGAGGAGAAGGGGCTGTCCAGCCGGGAGACCGTGATCGAGGCGAGCGGCCGGCAGTCCTTCGTCGGCACGCCCGACTCGGTCGCCTCCGACCTGCACGCCCTGGTCCGCGAGGGGGCCGCCGACGGTTTCCTGCTGGCGGCCGGCGGGCTGGAGGAGTTCGTGGACCGGGTGGTGCCACTGCTCCAGGAACGCGGCGTGTTCCGCACGGAATACCAGGGTGTCACCCTTCGCTCCCATCTCGGGCTGTCCCACCCGGTGGGGGAAGGCCGATCGCGGAGGAAAGGAAACACGGCATGA
- a CDS encoding DUF1684 domain-containing protein translates to MTTDAADAWQRWHEERVERVSAPYGPLALTATHWVEDHLAGRLPDIPGIWVADGEGVVLTAVEADGLTLDGRPFAGAVRLAADRGPEAQARVALGEKRLFVLVREGVWGVRVYDPGAEARRAFKGIVATEYDPRWSVPGRFTPYDGPRTVRVGNADGRERGLTLAGELAFTLDGRELTLQVAQQGDGSLWAVFTDATSGDSGFPFRFLHPATPDAEGRTTVDFNRAQLPPCAFADHFVCPFPPPGNALDVAIGAGERALG, encoded by the coding sequence ATGACGACGGACGCAGCCGACGCATGGCAGCGGTGGCACGAGGAGCGTGTCGAGAGGGTCTCGGCGCCCTACGGGCCGCTCGCGCTGACCGCCACCCACTGGGTCGAGGATCATCTGGCGGGGCGGCTTCCGGACATTCCCGGGATTTGGGTGGCCGATGGGGAGGGCGTGGTGCTCACCGCCGTCGAGGCCGACGGCCTGACCCTGGACGGGCGGCCCTTCGCGGGTGCGGTCCGGCTCGCCGCCGACCGCGGCCCGGAGGCTCAGGCGCGGGTCGCGCTCGGTGAGAAGCGGCTGTTCGTACTGGTCCGGGAGGGCGTGTGGGGGGTGCGGGTCTACGACCCCGGGGCCGAGGCCCGCCGTGCCTTCAAGGGCATCGTGGCGACCGAGTACGACCCCCGCTGGTCGGTGCCGGGGCGTTTCACGCCGTACGACGGTCCGCGCACCGTGCGGGTGGGCAACGCGGACGGGCGCGAGCGCGGGCTCACCCTCGCCGGTGAGCTCGCCTTCACCCTGGACGGGCGGGAGCTGACCCTTCAGGTCGCGCAGCAGGGTGACGGGTCGCTGTGGGCCGTGTTCACCGACGCCACCAGCGGCGACAGCGGCTTCCCGTTCCGCTTCCTCCATCCGGCGACGCCGGACGCCGAGGGGCGTACGACCGTCGACTTCAACCGCGCCCAACTCCCGCCGTGCGCCTTCGCCGACCACTTCGTCTGCCCGTTCCCGCCGCCCGGCAATGCGCTGGACGTGGCGATCGGGGCGGGGGAGCGTGCGCTGGGCTGA
- a CDS encoding S1 family peptidase has translation MRIKRTTPHHGAARRTRLIAVATGFLAAAAFAAPTANASDDHFTTAQLTKASDSVGRADVAGMAWAVDSRTNRVVVTVDSTVSKAAIAEIERQAGAGARALTIKHTSGRFSKLISGGDAIYGGQYRCSLGFNVHKGSTYYFLTAGHCGQAASTWYSNSGHTTVLGTNVDYSFPGNDFALVRYTNSSIAHPSRVGSQSITSAGTPRVGQTVYRRGSTTGTHSGQVTALNATVHYDSGETVSGLIQTTVCAEAGDSGGSLYAGSVAYGLTSGGSGDCTSGGTTFFQPVTEALSYYGVTLP, from the coding sequence GTGAGGATCAAGCGCACTACTCCCCACCACGGCGCTGCGAGACGGACCCGGCTGATCGCCGTGGCCACCGGCTTCCTGGCCGCCGCCGCGTTCGCCGCCCCCACCGCGAACGCGAGCGACGACCACTTCACCACTGCCCAGCTCACCAAGGCGAGCGACTCCGTCGGCAGGGCCGACGTAGCCGGTATGGCCTGGGCGGTCGACAGCAGGACCAACCGTGTCGTCGTCACCGTCGACAGCACGGTGTCCAAGGCCGCGATCGCCGAGATCGAGCGGCAGGCCGGCGCCGGCGCACGGGCGCTGACCATCAAGCACACCTCCGGCAGGTTCAGCAAGCTCATCAGCGGCGGCGACGCCATCTACGGCGGCCAGTACCGCTGCTCGCTCGGCTTCAACGTGCACAAGGGCAGCACGTACTACTTCCTCACCGCCGGGCACTGCGGCCAGGCCGCCTCCACCTGGTACAGCAACTCCGGCCACACCACGGTGCTGGGCACCAACGTCGACTACAGCTTCCCGGGCAACGACTTCGCGCTGGTGCGGTACACCAACTCCTCGATCGCGCACCCGAGTAGGGTCGGCAGCCAGAGCATCACCAGTGCGGGCACGCCGCGCGTGGGCCAGACGGTCTACCGGCGCGGCTCCACCACCGGTACGCACAGCGGGCAGGTCACGGCGCTGAACGCCACTGTCCACTACGACAGCGGTGAGACCGTCAGCGGCCTGATCCAGACCACGGTGTGCGCCGAGGCCGGCGACAGCGGCGGTTCGCTGTACGCGGGGTCGGTGGCCTACGGGCTGACGTCCGGGGGCAGCGGTGACTGCACCTCCGGTGGTACGACGTTCTTCCAGCCGGTCACCGAGGCGTTGAGCTACTACGGGGTCACGCTGCCCTGA
- a CDS encoding S1 family peptidase, whose protein sequence is MKHRRIPRRRAALAGAGIAALVAAGVTLQNANASEPVKSAPQVKVLSAPAAGNLASTLLKNLGSDAAGSYYDAQAKSLVVNVLGQGAAKAVEAAGAKARLVTNSLAALDGARTTLKKDATIPGTSWATDPISNKVVVTADKTVSGAEWAKLSKVVDGLGGKAELKRSKAEFKPFIAGGDAISGSGGRCSLGFNVVKDGQPYFLTAGHCTADISSWSDSSGKEIGQNAESHFPGTDFGLVKYTAGVDHPSEVDLYNGSTQKITGAAEATVGMKVTRSGSTTHVHDGTVTGLNATVNYQEGSVSGLIQTNVCAEPGDSGGSLFSGSNAIGLTSGGSGDCTSGGETFFQPVTAALSATGAQIG, encoded by the coding sequence TTGAAGCACCGACGCATACCCAGGCGGCGGGCCGCCCTGGCCGGTGCGGGCATCGCCGCACTGGTCGCAGCGGGTGTCACCTTGCAGAACGCGAACGCCAGCGAGCCGGTGAAGTCCGCTCCCCAGGTGAAGGTTCTGTCCGCTCCGGCGGCTGGAAACCTCGCCTCCACGCTGCTGAAGAACCTCGGCTCCGACGCCGCCGGCAGCTACTACGACGCCCAGGCCAAGAGCCTCGTCGTCAACGTGCTCGGCCAGGGCGCCGCGAAGGCCGTCGAGGCGGCCGGGGCCAAGGCGAGACTCGTCACCAACTCGCTCGCCGCGCTCGACGGGGCGCGGACGACGCTGAAGAAGGACGCGACCATACCGGGGACGTCGTGGGCGACCGACCCGATCAGCAACAAGGTCGTCGTCACCGCCGACAAGACGGTCTCCGGCGCGGAGTGGGCCAAGCTCAGCAAGGTGGTCGACGGGCTCGGCGGCAAGGCCGAACTGAAGCGGTCGAAGGCGGAGTTCAAGCCCTTCATCGCCGGCGGCGACGCGATCAGCGGTTCCGGTGGGCGCTGCTCGCTCGGCTTCAACGTGGTCAAGGACGGGCAGCCGTACTTCCTGACCGCCGGGCACTGCACCGCGGACATCTCCAGCTGGTCGGACTCCAGCGGCAAGGAGATCGGGCAGAACGCGGAGTCGCACTTCCCGGGGACGGACTTCGGGCTCGTGAAGTACACGGCGGGCGTGGACCACCCGAGCGAGGTCGACCTGTACAACGGATCCACCCAGAAGATCACCGGGGCCGCCGAGGCGACGGTGGGGATGAAGGTGACGCGCAGCGGGTCGACGACCCATGTGCACGACGGTACGGTCACCGGGCTGAACGCCACGGTGAACTACCAGGAGGGCAGCGTCAGCGGCCTCATCCAGACCAATGTGTGCGCCGAGCCCGGTGACAGCGGTGGTTCGCTGTTCTCGGGGAGCAATGCGATCGGGCTGACCTCCGGTGGCAGCGGCGACTGCACCTCCGGCGGGGAGACGTTCTTCCAGCCGGTCACCGCTGCGCTGTCCGCCACGGGGGCGCAGATCGGCTGA